A stretch of Paenibacillus mucilaginosus 3016 DNA encodes these proteins:
- a CDS encoding carbohydrate ABC transporter permease has product MNKGARSWGAEIAAVGMTVILFWIPFYFIIVNAMKNTKESSLLNLAWPSSIHLWDNIKQVVAARDYMLLRAFYNSTVLTVLSILVLVFICAMAGYVMQRRTDKATPWINFLVLSGLIIPPAIVPTIWVLESVGLFKTMTGLVLVEVALGFPFCVLLYKGFMSAIPREIDEAAIVDGCSGVTLFFRIILPLLQPVTATIIVTSSVGIFNDFTNPLYFFPGSKNATVQLTLYNFSSQYVTQWNLLFTNILLITLPPLLLFIFFNKKIVAGMTAGSVKG; this is encoded by the coding sequence ATGAACAAGGGAGCAAGAAGCTGGGGCGCGGAGATCGCGGCCGTCGGCATGACGGTCATCCTGTTCTGGATTCCGTTCTATTTTATCATCGTCAACGCCATGAAAAATACGAAGGAGTCGTCCCTGCTGAATCTGGCCTGGCCTTCCTCGATTCATCTCTGGGACAATATCAAGCAGGTGGTCGCGGCGAGGGATTACATGCTGCTGCGGGCCTTTTACAACTCGACGGTGCTTACGGTGCTGTCCATCCTCGTGCTCGTGTTCATCTGCGCGATGGCCGGCTATGTCATGCAGAGACGGACCGACAAGGCGACGCCGTGGATCAACTTCCTGGTCCTGTCGGGGCTCATCATTCCCCCGGCGATCGTGCCGACGATCTGGGTGCTCGAAAGTGTCGGCCTGTTCAAGACGATGACGGGCCTCGTGCTGGTCGAGGTGGCGCTCGGATTCCCGTTCTGCGTGCTGCTTTACAAGGGCTTCATGTCCGCCATTCCGCGGGAGATCGACGAAGCGGCCATCGTGGACGGGTGCAGCGGAGTGACGCTGTTCTTCCGGATTATCCTGCCGCTCCTGCAGCCGGTGACGGCAACGATTATCGTGACTTCGTCGGTCGGTATTTTCAACGACTTCACGAACCCGCTGTACTTCTTCCCGGGCTCCAAGAATGCGACCGTGCAGCTCACGCTCTATAACTTCTCCAGCCAGTACGTCACACAGTGGAACCTGCTCTTCACGAACATTCTGCTGATTACGCTTCCGCCGCTGCTGCTCTTTATCTTCTTCAACAAGAAAATCGTGGCAGGAATGACCGCCGGTTCCGTCAAAGGATAG
- a CDS encoding alpha-L-rhamnosidase, with translation MGALTVERVTCEYRTNPLGLSAAQPRLSWQLRSDRRGTLQRAYRIVVAAGEDCYEDPLWDSGRTESDQSIQVPYDGPGLSSRTRYYYRVKVWDNHGRESEWSETAWWEMGLLDHSEWSAQWITPEAGAIDPQEEAAFLLRRGFELHGGAIASARIYATAAGVYELYVNGERVSDELLVPGWTSYPNRLQYQTYDVTGLLQTGRNVAGIRLGDGWYKSGMGFEGKNFKYGDRRAALLQLHVRYTDGREEVIGTDGTWTAATGGIRYSTIYHGETYDARLEPAGWSTAEPSAMDGGWKPVEVLDLRLDTLVAQENSPVRVTERLRPVSAFVTPAGDHVLDLGQNMVGRMRFEVTAPAGTRIVLRHAEVLDKDGNIYFGNLRPAKQTVEYICRGGEAESYAPHFSFMGFRYVKVEGFPGQENGLPLEAFTGEVMHSDMEPAGEFDCSNELVNQLQRNIQWGQRGNFLDVPTDCPQRDERLGWTGDAQVFIGTALFNYQGGPFFTKWLRDLKAEQLPDGGVPFVIPDVVGGASSAAWGDAAVICPWTVYRYYDDRRLLAEQYDSMQAWVEYIRAQGENEYLWNTGFHFGDWLALDAKENSYIGATPKELVATAYYAHSTRLLRDSATVLGYEDDARRYGELHQGIVRAFREEFVTATGRIASPTQTAHVLALMFDLVDDRVKPRVAKDLNDLIAENGYHLSTGFVGTPYLCFALSNSGYHDTAVKLLLQESYPGWLYSVSKGATTIWEHWDSIKPDGSFWSDDMNSFNHYAYGAIGEWMYRRVAGLDMDDAVPAYKRVRIEPLFGGRKLTHARAAHRSLYGRVETGWRMDGEEIEVHVEIPANTTAEVVLKGASLAALKEGGADTAASEGVESAVGTEQGARLVVGSGTYRFRYRAADLFRVTYTLETTIQDLLEDEAAERALRKHIPHLMDSPMLNFAKNNSLRQLSENGMSRVKKEQVLAVLQELAG, from the coding sequence ATGGGAGCCTTAACCGTTGAACGTGTCACATGCGAGTATCGTACGAATCCGCTCGGCCTCTCCGCCGCACAGCCGAGGCTCAGCTGGCAGCTGCGCTCGGACCGCCGGGGGACGCTCCAGCGCGCCTACCGGATCGTGGTGGCCGCCGGGGAAGACTGCTACGAAGATCCCCTCTGGGACTCGGGCCGCACAGAGTCGGATCAGTCCATTCAGGTGCCGTACGACGGCCCCGGGCTCTCGAGCCGCACCCGTTACTATTACCGGGTGAAGGTATGGGACAACCACGGCCGCGAATCGGAGTGGAGCGAAACCGCGTGGTGGGAGATGGGCCTGCTGGATCATAGCGAGTGGTCAGCGCAGTGGATTACCCCGGAGGCGGGCGCCATCGATCCGCAGGAAGAGGCGGCTTTCCTGCTGCGCCGGGGCTTCGAGCTGCACGGCGGTGCAATCGCTTCCGCCCGGATCTATGCGACGGCGGCCGGAGTGTATGAGCTCTACGTCAACGGCGAGCGGGTCTCGGATGAACTGCTCGTGCCGGGCTGGACCAGCTATCCGAACCGGCTGCAGTACCAGACGTATGACGTCACCGGGCTGCTGCAGACGGGAAGAAACGTGGCGGGCATCCGGCTCGGCGACGGCTGGTACAAGAGCGGCATGGGCTTCGAGGGCAAAAACTTCAAGTACGGCGACCGCCGGGCGGCGCTCCTGCAGCTGCACGTGAGGTACACGGACGGCCGGGAGGAGGTCATCGGGACCGACGGGACTTGGACTGCGGCGACCGGCGGGATCCGGTACTCGACGATCTATCACGGCGAGACCTATGACGCCCGGCTGGAGCCCGCGGGGTGGAGCACGGCGGAGCCTTCCGCCATGGACGGCGGCTGGAAGCCGGTGGAGGTGCTGGACCTGCGGCTCGACACCCTCGTCGCGCAGGAGAATTCGCCTGTGCGGGTGACGGAGCGCCTGCGTCCCGTGTCCGCCTTCGTCACGCCGGCCGGCGACCATGTGCTCGATCTGGGCCAGAACATGGTCGGCCGCATGCGCTTCGAAGTCACGGCGCCGGCCGGCACGCGGATTGTGCTGCGCCATGCCGAGGTGCTCGACAAGGACGGCAACATCTACTTCGGCAATCTGCGCCCGGCGAAGCAGACGGTGGAGTACATATGCCGGGGCGGGGAAGCTGAGAGCTATGCGCCGCACTTTTCGTTCATGGGCTTCCGCTACGTCAAGGTGGAAGGCTTCCCGGGCCAGGAGAACGGGCTGCCGCTGGAGGCGTTCACCGGTGAGGTGATGCACTCGGACATGGAGCCGGCGGGCGAGTTCGACTGCTCGAACGAGCTCGTGAACCAGCTCCAGCGGAACATCCAGTGGGGCCAGCGGGGCAACTTCCTCGACGTGCCGACCGACTGCCCGCAGCGCGACGAGCGTCTCGGCTGGACCGGCGATGCGCAGGTATTCATCGGTACCGCGTTGTTCAACTACCAGGGAGGACCCTTCTTCACGAAGTGGCTTCGTGACCTGAAGGCGGAGCAGCTGCCGGACGGCGGTGTGCCGTTCGTGATCCCCGACGTGGTCGGGGGGGCGAGCTCCGCAGCCTGGGGCGATGCCGCGGTGATCTGCCCGTGGACCGTGTACCGGTATTATGACGACCGCCGTCTGCTGGCCGAGCAGTACGACAGCATGCAGGCCTGGGTCGAGTATATCCGGGCCCAGGGCGAGAACGAATACCTGTGGAACACGGGCTTCCACTTCGGCGACTGGCTCGCGCTCGATGCCAAGGAGAACAGCTACATCGGCGCGACCCCGAAGGAGCTGGTGGCCACGGCTTACTACGCGCATTCGACGCGGCTGCTCCGCGATTCCGCTACGGTCCTCGGGTACGAAGATGATGCCCGCCGGTATGGCGAGCTGCATCAGGGCATCGTCCGCGCGTTCCGCGAGGAATTCGTCACGGCCACAGGCCGGATCGCTTCCCCGACGCAGACGGCGCATGTGCTCGCGCTGATGTTCGATCTCGTCGACGACCGCGTCAAGCCGCGGGTGGCGAAGGATCTGAACGATCTCATCGCGGAGAACGGCTACCACCTGTCGACGGGATTCGTGGGGACGCCGTACCTGTGCTTTGCCCTCTCGAACAGCGGCTATCATGATACCGCGGTGAAGCTGCTCCTGCAGGAAAGCTACCCGGGCTGGCTGTACTCCGTCTCCAAGGGTGCGACGACCATCTGGGAGCACTGGGACAGCATCAAGCCGGACGGCTCGTTCTGGAGCGACGACATGAACTCCTTCAACCACTACGCCTACGGGGCGATCGGGGAGTGGATGTACCGCCGGGTCGCGGGCCTCGACATGGACGACGCCGTGCCGGCGTACAAGCGGGTGCGCATCGAGCCGCTGTTCGGCGGCCGGAAGCTCACGCATGCCAGGGCGGCGCACCGGTCGCTGTACGGCCGGGTGGAAACCGGCTGGCGTATGGACGGGGAGGAGATCGAGGTACACGTCGAGATACCCGCGAATACCACGGCGGAGGTGGTGCTGAAGGGCGCCTCTCTGGCGGCTCTGAAGGAAGGCGGAGCGGATACCGCGGCCTCGGAAGGCGTCGAGTCGGCGGTCGGGACCGAACAGGGCGCGCGGCTCGTCGTGGGCTCGGGCACGTACCGGTTCCGCTACCGTGCAGCGGACCTGTTCCGGGTGACCTACACCCTCGAGACCACCATCCAGGACCTGCTCGAGGACGAAGCGGCCGAGCGGGCGCTGCGCAAGCACATCCCTCACCTGATGGACAGCCCGATGCTGAACTTCGCGAAGAACAACAGCCTCCGGCAGCTGAGCGAAAACGGCATGTCGCGCGTCAAGAAAGAGCAGGTCCTGGCCGTTCTGCAGGAACTGGCGGGTTAG
- a CDS encoding LysR family transcriptional regulator, translating into MDERDWTILHLLHEHKNITKTAQLLYLSQPALTKRLMHIEQEFGVKIVNRGIRGVHFTPQGEYLAKRAEELLAAFREIRENVTNLNQDIAGTLRLGVSNYFGKYELPPLLKLFREQYPRVDYQLETAFSKDVFTMVYNHDIHIGFVRGDYSWPGEKRLLFREKVWIVSKDEIDLEGLPQAPRIDYFTDPLFKTMIDRWWADHYTKAASVAMKVDRADTCREMVKNGLGYSFLPTRFLKDMGDVHTAEMKDKNGEPLIRETWMFYHPEARENRVVNAFVEFIEHTDLEDMELSQD; encoded by the coding sequence ATGGACGAACGGGACTGGACCATACTGCATCTGCTCCACGAACACAAGAACATCACCAAGACCGCGCAGCTCCTCTATCTGTCGCAGCCGGCCCTGACCAAACGGCTGATGCACATCGAGCAGGAGTTCGGGGTCAAAATCGTCAACCGGGGCATCCGCGGCGTCCACTTCACGCCTCAGGGCGAATATTTGGCGAAGCGGGCGGAGGAGCTGCTGGCGGCCTTCCGGGAGATCCGGGAGAACGTGACGAATCTGAACCAGGACATTGCCGGGACGCTGCGGCTTGGCGTTTCGAATTATTTCGGCAAGTATGAACTGCCTCCCCTGCTGAAGCTGTTCCGCGAGCAGTACCCGCGCGTGGATTACCAGCTCGAGACCGCGTTCAGCAAGGATGTCTTCACGATGGTGTACAACCACGACATTCACATCGGATTCGTGCGGGGGGACTACAGCTGGCCCGGGGAGAAACGTCTTCTGTTCCGGGAAAAGGTATGGATCGTCTCCAAGGACGAGATCGATCTCGAGGGTCTGCCGCAGGCGCCGCGCATCGATTACTTCACTGATCCGCTCTTCAAGACGATGATCGACCGGTGGTGGGCCGACCACTACACGAAGGCCGCGTCGGTCGCCATGAAGGTGGACCGGGCCGACACCTGCCGCGAGATGGTGAAGAACGGGCTCGGGTACAGCTTCCTGCCCACGAGATTCCTGAAGGACATGGGCGACGTCCATACCGCCGAGATGAAGGACAAGAACGGGGAACCGCTCATCCGTGAGACCTGGATGTTCTACCATCCGGAGGCCCGGGAGAACCGCGTGGTGAATGCATTCGTCGAGTTCATTGAGCATACCGACCTGGAGGATATGGAGCTGAGCCAGGATTGA
- a CDS encoding TetR/AcrR family transcriptional regulator encodes MTAAEQPDVKEKIMEAAKKLFAELGYEGTSVRKICDQAGVSLPLVSYHFGGKENVYWAILEPLKSVPFQPTTDDPKEDLLHFVETMITFLQGEPEIAHILRQELSMNSPRSEALFPLVQNITDLLRSILERGQAQGVFRVHSVAHTMKLIIGSMTAFRNVRCFEALYGSDSDAPLQPKELFQFIYGGIGSS; translated from the coding sequence ATGACCGCAGCCGAACAGCCTGATGTGAAAGAGAAGATTATGGAGGCCGCCAAGAAGCTGTTTGCCGAACTCGGCTATGAGGGGACCAGCGTGCGTAAAATCTGCGACCAGGCCGGCGTCTCCCTCCCGCTGGTGTCCTACCATTTCGGGGGCAAGGAGAACGTCTATTGGGCGATCCTGGAGCCCTTGAAGTCCGTCCCGTTTCAACCGACGACCGACGACCCGAAAGAGGATCTGCTGCATTTTGTGGAGACGATGATCACGTTCCTGCAGGGCGAGCCGGAGATCGCGCACATCCTGAGGCAGGAGCTGTCGATGAACAGTCCCCGCTCAGAGGCCCTCTTCCCGCTCGTGCAGAACATCACCGACCTGCTGCGGAGCATCCTCGAGCGCGGACAAGCCCAGGGCGTCTTCCGTGTCCACTCGGTCGCCCACACGATGAAGCTCATCATCGGGTCGATGACCGCTTTCCGGAACGTGCGCTGCTTCGAGGCGCTGTACGGTTCGGATTCGGACGCGCCGCTGCAGCCGAAGGAGCTGTTTCAGTTTATTTATGGCGGGATCGGGAGCTCGTAG
- a CDS encoding GNAT family N-acetyltransferase: MRETVREGNGFYLRDNGEVLAEVTFAPVGPDTLVLDHTYVAPELRGQKVAEDLVRRVVEHARETGKKIVPACSYAHAQFRRHKEYADIWQQEER, translated from the coding sequence ATGAGAGAAACGGTACGGGAAGGAAACGGATTCTACTTGCGGGACAACGGCGAGGTGCTGGCCGAAGTGACGTTCGCACCGGTGGGACCGGATACCCTGGTACTTGATCATACGTATGTGGCTCCGGAGCTGCGGGGACAAAAGGTAGCGGAGGATCTCGTGCGGCGGGTGGTGGAGCATGCGCGGGAGACCGGCAAAAAGATCGTGCCGGCGTGCTCGTATGCCCACGCGCAGTTCCGCAGGCATAAGGAGTATGCGGATATTTGGCAGCAGGAGGAGAGATAG
- a CDS encoding sensor histidine kinase, which yields MPDPLSESHKRLLLGLWLLLYLIPYYLLFHGPGRPPAAAGAALLLLFLAAALGSALSGRRAAYFWTFVQILISGVVSVAYGYVYLSFGVSYFIGRIRRRRAFSVLYTLHLLLFFGAVNYCTLTQHAFFLAQFPFVILTLIGAILIPFNTYFRYKRIELQKLLVEANRRIAELVIQEERQRISRDLHDTLGQKLSLIGLKSELADKLIENKPAKAQLEIREVQTVARSTLKEVQELVSKMRGTTVREEVAHVRRILGAAEIEFQCEDEACLSEVSPLIQNVLSMCIKEAVTNVVKHSGASRCRLRMEHRSAETVVTVEDNGGGGRQPWGQGNGLIGMKERLDFVNGKVEIDTGRGTTVRMTVPHIIKQDPHVFKHQKG from the coding sequence ATGCCGGATCCATTGTCCGAATCCCACAAACGCCTGCTGCTCGGCCTCTGGCTGCTGCTGTACCTCATCCCGTATTACCTGCTCTTTCACGGCCCCGGAAGGCCGCCGGCCGCTGCGGGGGCGGCACTGCTGCTGCTATTCCTCGCTGCGGCGCTGGGCTCCGCCCTCTCGGGCAGACGCGCGGCGTACTTCTGGACCTTCGTTCAGATCCTGATCTCGGGGGTTGTCAGCGTAGCTTACGGATACGTCTACCTGTCCTTCGGCGTCTCATACTTCATCGGCCGGATCCGCAGGAGACGGGCGTTCTCGGTGTTGTACACGCTGCATCTGCTCCTCTTCTTCGGTGCGGTCAACTACTGCACCCTGACGCAGCATGCCTTCTTCCTGGCCCAGTTTCCCTTCGTCATTCTGACGCTGATCGGAGCGATCCTCATCCCCTTCAACACGTACTTCCGGTACAAACGGATCGAGCTGCAGAAGCTCCTCGTGGAAGCGAACCGCCGCATCGCCGAGCTCGTCATCCAGGAGGAGCGCCAGCGGATCTCCCGGGACCTGCACGATACGCTTGGCCAGAAGCTGTCCCTGATCGGGCTCAAGAGCGAGCTCGCCGACAAGCTGATCGAGAACAAGCCGGCCAAGGCGCAGCTGGAAATCAGGGAAGTGCAGACCGTGGCGCGCTCGACGCTGAAAGAGGTTCAGGAGCTTGTGTCCAAGATGCGCGGGACGACCGTCCGTGAAGAGGTGGCTCACGTGCGCCGGATTCTGGGCGCGGCGGAGATTGAATTCCAGTGCGAGGACGAAGCTTGCCTAAGCGAGGTGTCCCCCCTGATTCAGAACGTGCTCAGCATGTGCATCAAGGAAGCGGTGACCAATGTGGTGAAGCACAGCGGGGCGTCCCGCTGCCGGCTCCGGATGGAGCACCGCTCAGCGGAAACGGTTGTGACTGTAGAGGACAACGGCGGCGGCGGACGACAGCCGTGGGGCCAGGGCAACGGTCTGATCGGCATGAAGGAGCGGCTTGACTTTGTGAACGGGAAGGTCGAGATCGACACCGGGCGCGGGACGACCGTGCGGATGACGGTGCCTCATATTATCAAGCAGGACCCCCATGTGTTCAAACATCAGAAAGGGTAA
- a CDS encoding response regulator transcription factor, with amino-acid sequence MTRIVIAEDQRMLLDALAALLEMQEDFEIIGKAANGEEAVALVETLQPDICILDIEMPVMSGLDAAERLKGGPCKVVILTTFTRAGYFERAVKAGVSAYLSKDNSSEELAAAIRSVMNGRRIYTKELVEDVYVEENPLTGREREVLVLVADGKSTKEIAGVLHLSGGTVRNYISGILEKLGVKNRIEAISYCREHGWLEPF; translated from the coding sequence ATGACACGTATTGTAATCGCGGAGGATCAGCGCATGCTGCTGGACGCACTGGCTGCGCTGCTGGAGATGCAGGAGGATTTTGAGATTATAGGGAAAGCGGCGAACGGGGAGGAAGCCGTGGCACTCGTCGAGACGCTGCAGCCCGACATCTGTATTCTGGACATCGAGATGCCGGTGATGAGCGGGCTCGACGCGGCCGAGCGGCTCAAGGGGGGCCCCTGTAAGGTGGTCATTCTGACGACGTTCACCCGGGCGGGATATTTCGAACGCGCCGTCAAGGCGGGCGTGAGCGCCTACCTGTCCAAGGACAACTCCAGCGAAGAGCTCGCGGCGGCGATCCGCAGCGTGATGAACGGACGCCGGATCTATACCAAGGAGCTCGTCGAAGACGTCTACGTCGAGGAGAACCCGCTGACCGGCCGCGAGCGGGAGGTGCTGGTGCTTGTGGCGGACGGGAAGTCCACCAAGGAGATCGCAGGAGTGCTCCACCTCTCGGGAGGGACGGTCCGCAATTACATCTCCGGCATTCTGGAGAAGCTCGGGGTGAAGAACCGCATCGAGGCGATCTCCTACTGCCGGGAGCATGGCTGGCTGGAGCCTTTTTGA
- a CDS encoding cold-shock protein produces the protein MYNKRIPIEDLPHAETKVWTCSDAGCKGWTRDNFTFEQAPTCHLCRSAMVSSIRMLPLIPNSNKEMKTRNQGVLINEG, from the coding sequence ATGTACAACAAGCGAATTCCGATCGAGGACCTGCCTCATGCCGAAACCAAGGTTTGGACCTGCTCCGATGCGGGCTGCAAAGGATGGACCCGTGACAACTTCACGTTCGAGCAGGCGCCAACGTGCCATCTCTGCCGCTCTGCCATGGTCAGCAGCATAAGAATGCTGCCGCTCATCCCGAACTCGAACAAAGAGATGAAAACCAGAAATCAAGGCGTGCTGATCAACGAAGGATAA
- a CDS encoding MFS transporter, with protein MKGNLLLKASPLSGDHSDKTVLRNALLIMFGFQMMLNMSRPVITLFASGLGAGTLQIGALTSSYALLPLLLAIHAGKLADRVGDRIPILLGSVGCAAGMAMPFLFPSLWALYVSQLAVGVSHVFIAICLQNVLGHAAKTKDQRDAYFSMLSMSVALAGFIGPVAQGYLAEHVSYSAVFLIAMICCVLPLGVARYIPVLKRGGSKAAEAGGETPEEEASGPSALGLLRLPLLRNALMTSALVLYSRDIFVAYFPLYGSRLGISESSIGWIIALQGLAMVFVRFFLPALTKLLGRERVLLGSILTAGLAFVLIPYASSVYLLLLTSVLMGIGLGCGQPLSMSTTYNASPKNKTGEVLGLRLATNRLSQLVAPLFFGVVGTWVGLVSVFYVSGVFLIGGALLMKSKPEQKTASVS; from the coding sequence ATGAAAGGAAATCTGCTGCTCAAAGCATCGCCGCTCAGCGGCGATCACAGCGATAAAACGGTGCTTCGCAATGCACTGCTGATTATGTTCGGATTCCAGATGATGCTCAACATGTCAAGGCCGGTAATCACCTTGTTCGCCTCGGGACTCGGGGCCGGCACGCTGCAGATCGGGGCCCTGACCTCGTCGTACGCGCTGCTGCCGCTGCTGCTCGCCATCCATGCAGGCAAGCTGGCCGACCGGGTCGGGGACCGCATCCCCATCCTGCTCGGCAGCGTGGGCTGCGCCGCCGGGATGGCGATGCCGTTCCTGTTCCCGTCGCTGTGGGCGCTGTATGTCTCGCAGCTGGCGGTCGGCGTGTCGCATGTCTTCATCGCGATCTGCCTGCAGAACGTGCTGGGCCATGCCGCGAAGACCAAGGACCAGCGGGACGCCTACTTCAGCATGCTGAGCATGAGCGTGGCCCTGGCGGGGTTCATCGGCCCGGTGGCGCAGGGCTATCTTGCAGAGCATGTCTCGTATTCGGCGGTGTTCCTGATCGCCATGATCTGCTGTGTGCTCCCGCTCGGGGTGGCCCGGTACATTCCCGTCCTGAAGCGAGGCGGCAGCAAGGCAGCGGAGGCTGGCGGGGAAACGCCGGAGGAGGAGGCCTCCGGGCCGTCCGCCCTCGGGCTGTTGCGGCTTCCTCTGCTGCGCAACGCGCTCATGACCAGCGCTCTCGTACTCTACTCGCGGGACATCTTCGTCGCCTACTTCCCGCTGTACGGGTCCCGGCTCGGGATCTCCGAGTCGAGCATCGGCTGGATCATCGCCCTGCAGGGCCTCGCGATGGTGTTCGTCCGCTTCTTTCTGCCCGCGCTGACGAAGCTGCTCGGACGCGAGCGGGTGCTGCTCGGGTCGATCCTCACGGCCGGACTCGCGTTTGTGCTGATTCCATACGCTTCGAGCGTCTATCTGCTGCTGCTGACCAGCGTGCTGATGGGCATCGGGCTTGGCTGCGGCCAGCCGCTGTCGATGTCGACGACGTACAACGCCTCGCCGAAGAACAAGACCGGCGAGGTGCTGGGGCTGCGCCTGGCGACCAACCGGCTGTCCCAGCTCGTGGCGCCGCTCTTCTTCGGCGTGGTCGGCACGTGGGTCGGCCTCGTCTCCGTCTTCTACGTCAGCGGCGTCTTCCTGATCGGGGGCGCGCTGCTGATGAAGTCCAAACCCGAACAAAAAACGGCTTCCGTCTCATGA
- a CDS encoding cold-shock protein, which translates to METGTVKWFNAEKGFGFIEREGGNDVFVHFSAIQGEGFKSLDEGQRVEFNVVQGNRGPQAENVVKVY; encoded by the coding sequence ATGGAAACAGGAACAGTGAAATGGTTTAACGCAGAGAAGGGCTTCGGCTTTATCGAAAGAGAAGGCGGAAATGACGTATTCGTTCATTTCTCCGCGATCCAGGGTGAAGGCTTCAAATCCCTCGACGAAGGCCAGCGCGTGGAGTTCAACGTGGTTCAAGGCAACCGCGGACCGCAAGCGGAGAACGTTGTTAAAGTATACTAA
- a CDS encoding spermidine synthase → MAKEISKYSEIAVYEAAQLYGETGRFRFLQFGEDAVQGAVDLRRPERIVLEYPRAIMALMEHGSPAFRDVFIIGHGIGTLAAHYPEKRFVTAELDDKVVELSRAFFGYAGDNVIVGDGRKVLEQQVSGSLDYIVLDAFTKEGTPPHLTTLEFFAAVREKLRPRGAVILNLMGRPAGDKRIGPVYTTLREVFPYARAFYLPDRDAAEASGLRNILLVGSGCGIETPGSRNMAGFVELEIEPGYILRDRRPRGQAEDTGI, encoded by the coding sequence TTGGCCAAGGAAATCAGCAAGTACAGCGAGATTGCCGTCTATGAGGCGGCCCAGCTATACGGCGAGACGGGACGGTTCCGGTTCCTGCAGTTCGGGGAAGACGCCGTTCAAGGGGCCGTGGACCTGAGACGGCCGGAGCGGATCGTGCTGGAATACCCGAGGGCGATCATGGCGCTGATGGAACACGGCAGCCCGGCGTTCCGGGACGTGTTCATCATCGGTCACGGCATCGGGACGCTGGCGGCCCATTACCCGGAGAAGCGGTTCGTTACAGCGGAGCTTGACGACAAGGTGGTGGAGCTGAGCCGTGCGTTTTTCGGATATGCCGGGGATAACGTGATCGTCGGCGACGGACGGAAGGTGCTGGAACAGCAGGTGTCCGGTTCGCTGGATTATATCGTGCTCGATGCGTTCACGAAGGAGGGAACACCGCCGCATTTGACCACTCTGGAATTCTTCGCTGCGGTACGGGAGAAGCTCCGGCCCCGCGGGGCCGTCATCCTGAATCTCATGGGCAGGCCTGCGGGGGACAAGCGCATCGGTCCGGTCTATACCACCCTCCGGGAGGTGTTTCCGTATGCCAGGGCGTTCTATCTGCCGGACCGGGACGCTGCGGAGGCGTCCGGGCTGCGGAATATCCTCCTTGTGGGCAGCGGCTGCGGGATCGAGACGCCGGGCAGCAGGAATATGGCGGGATTTGTAGAACTGGAAATAGAACCGGGCTATATCCTGAGGGACAGGAGACCGCGGGGGCAGGCAGAGGACACCGGGATATAA